In Cryptomeria japonica chromosome 5, Sugi_1.0, whole genome shotgun sequence, the genomic window ttcctagagaaatcatctatgaagataacataataaaggaatccactaggagatgctatagacataggaccacataaatcagagtgaacaagttctagtttatctttagctctattttcacttttatgaaatggacttttaacattcttaccagtagcacaacctttacaagtgttatcatgaatttgactgagtttaggcatacctttaactatCCTTTCAAGAGATGGAAGGGCTTGATAATGTAGAtttccaagtcttctatgccataactcacaggattccggagcctcattaatgagtgcttgaatagggttagtagagagcttataaagactatcatatctatgtccaattatacgagcagatttaaaactatctttcttagaccaagcaagaacttttccctcagaaaatgcaatttgataacctttatcttctagagcagaaatggaaattaggtttcttttaattccaggaacaaacaatatatcactgagatgcaaggaaataccagaatctaattttagagaagtagagccagaacctcttaccgaataacgtgcgtcatcaccaattaccacgtgaaggctggtatccttttctactaggCTTGAAAGATGATCACAGtaacctgtgatgtgtctggaggcaccactgtcaatcaaccatgtattgctatctgagggaacactgctagatagagcggagatgaataagaagtcatcattttgttctgagacttcatttaggtttgcttcactttggttagggttaaACTGACATTCCTTAGCATAGTGAccgaatttgtcacatctaaaacattgCACACGCAaagtatctcttggtttcttccaagggtgttgggaacTAAAAGATCTAgattccctatttcttttaggaTAAGGCTGCTTCCAATTTCCCTTTTTCTTGCATTGAGCTGCAAGCATGTGATGGTCATCTACATGGGGGCTCTTGGAATGACCTCTTGATatgaggcgagactcttcttggatgcaatcattcttaaggcgatcaagaGAAGGTAACTCGGACCGaccacttatggtttggataaatgactcccatgagaGAGGTAGACCATTAAGGGCAATCATGGcaaggtctttgtcttccatgttatgacCAATTAAACCTAGCTGAATCTTTAGTTCTAAAATTTTCATGAAGTAGGAAATCATAGAATCTTCCTTAGCCATTTTtatattaagtagttgttgtcttaatgtaattgccctactaagattattaacttcatatgtaccttgtagatgGTTGAACATTTCCCTAGCAGTGGTGAATGAGGCGATAGAGGTGATGAGATGATCTTTGACTGAATCAATAAGAATCTTCCTGGCCTTGATGgcatcctttttgaattgtttcAACTCAGCTGCATCTGAAGGCTCAATTTGCTCCTTTTCTTCTATGAATTGAAGAAGGtcttcttcctcaagagccaacttgattctaactttccatgcagtaaaatttagattcccatcaagcctatcttcaactttcagccccattgacctgattTACAAAAACATAGCAAACTGAAATAAAGGAGTACTGAATTTTAAATATGAAGATTGATCTAaccaataagctctgataccatgatatttttagtactttcagattgaataaaactcagaaatttagaattaggttaattaatttattgttttctgTACTTTTAAGCATAATAAGAGAAATGAAATGCTAAGGACAATgcacaattaccctgggaaaacctcctaagaggaaaaacccagccaaaggatcctcagatctgatttatgATTTAGAATACAACTGAACATTACACACTTATCTAGAGTTGCAGTCACTATGTGAAAGAGATGAAATACTCTTCAATCAGCTTGCAGTCCTCCTCATCTAATCACAGTTCATTAAAGAAGTCTTCTATGCTTTGGAGATGGATTGCTGCCTCTTGTGGAGTTCGCTGTCTACTGTTTGGGATCTGCTACTGTTCGCTCTCCAATTTGGATCTTCTTCCTAGTTCGCTGTCTACTGTTTGGGATCTGCAACTATTTGATCTAGTTCGCTCTCCAATTTGGATTTTCTTCCTCTTTGTTTGCTGCCTCTTGTGGAGTTCGTTGTCTACTGTTTTCTATTCCAAATGCCTTTGTATTAATTCGCTCTTTGCAGAATATAATGTCATCAGCTAAAAACTTGGTTTGATAATGAGAAGTATGCGCTACATTTATAGGGGACACATAACTTCTCAACCATGTCGGCCTCCTTACCATTAAACAATTAAGTATTAATTTCCTTTTAATTGATGGAGCCGACCCTATCAAGGAGGCGTGTGAGTTGAGTGAAGCGTGGAGGTTTCTTTAGTTGAGGGCCGAGAGGTATTGGGCCTGGCCCTATAAAGGggggggcggattccaatgttgcccaaggcaattggaattcgccagccctaattacaaacaacagtCCTCACATATGCAACCTGTCCAATAAGCCAAAGGTTATGGTAGTAACTAATCAATCTCAACAACTACTCATGTGCTtactttaaattaaaaaaaactgcACAAAACAACCAAGTGGTATTAAATAAACCATGTGTCTAATAACACCATCTTACAAAACCATGTCACCCTCATTTTTAATGTTTGCTATTAAGTTTCCCCTTTTTGGCATTAATTGTTTTCAATATCTAATAGTTTTTTAATGTGCAACCCACAATAAATATTTATCTCAATGTTACATACATCCCAAATTGTTATAGAAAGAAATTGGTATTCCATCAAACATGCTATAAGCGAACTAGAAGAGTGAAACAAATATAGGAAGATTTTCTTGGAAAATATAAAGGATCCGATTTTTTGACAATCTCTATTTGGAAGGTCATAGGAGAAAAGCTGTAGCAATCATCCATGTACCATTAATAGTTATGTTCTCGTCCACCTAATCCTCCAATTATAATCTTTAAAAATAATCAATACAATTAAAAACTATTAAAATATCCTTTATGTACCAATAGTCGTCCAGTTGTACACCCGATAGTTAAAATTTGAACATTTAATTGGAGTTGTGCAACTTTGTTGATAACCATAGCACACAATTATGAGACACTTGTGCATAGGTATTTGTAAAAGCATTTATCAGACGAATGTGTATTAGATCAGTTGTGCAAAAAATTTTGGAAGTTGTAATGCGCACAATTATTgagatgaaattttaaaaaataactgGTAGCAACTCAAAGCAATTATTATGAATAcaattggatttttttttaaataacattttATTTACATCAAGATATGTTTTAGTATTCTAAGAGAACCTCGAATTGATAACCATCATAAACATATTACTTGACAAAATCGACCATCAGATTTAGACCCTACTTCCATCCAATGAAAACATTTTCTTTATTCTCTTGCATACTAAATAAAATAGCCAAATTCAATATAAAAAATTGTCCTACCTTCGAGGTAGAGACCCACTCACAAGAAAGGATTACGGGCATGAGAAGGGAAGTAGCCAATCCACTCTACCCAAGGAGGACCAATTAAATTGATTTTTTAAGTTGAAAGTGTGTTGAGCAATATTCAAATATGGCACAAATAACTCATGCCAAGGAcgttttcttttcacttttttgTTACAGGTTTTTTTGGGTTGAACTATAGGTTTGCCTTATCACAATAAGGATTTACATCATCACGATTTTATAAGCATGGATCTCCATCATCATCAAGTCAAATATTtacttaaaatatttattatatttggtCACTTGTAATTTAAAATtatgaactgtctaacaattaatAGCATATTGTGATAGTCAAATCATGACCTTGTTGTAGCCACCAAGGTCAAATCTTCACTGGGTCATTATGATCACGAGCATTGTGCCTTAGCTGATCCATTCTGCTCATGAGTTTGAACCTTTGTGTCGATGTCATCATTCATGTCAATTGACTTAATGATCTCAACCCTTGTTGGTTTAATGTGCTTGCAAGCTTTGTGCCCTTGCTGTACTACTATGCTTACCAATTTGAATTATTCATATTAATGTTCTGCATTCACATCAAGGATGAGATCTCCCATTTGTGATATCACCTAATTTAGGCCAGGCTAAAAATTCTTGTATTaccaatcaaaaaattaaaaattatgacGTTACATTACAAGGGAAAGGTTCTAAAACTCTCTACTCTCCTGTGCCTGTGTAATATGCATCCATCTCCTTGAACGAAGTAGATTACTAGTTTGTATAaacaatagaacctattatgataaACTTTGATATCAGAAGCTTGTGTGTATATAGTCAAATCTGTTTATTAGGAGTGGCCATAAATTTATAGTTAAAATTAGGATGATTGAACGTCTTATGTATTGTTTCTTCTCCAAAGATGATAACTCTCCAAGATTGAACGTCTTATGTATTGTTTCTTCTCCAAAGATGATGATAACTCTCCAAGGAGATTTGGATGGATATTTATTCAAATAGACAAAAATTCGCATGTGCAATCTCACAAACAATTCAGATCTCATAAACTAAACTAGCGGGCGTCTTAGCCCTTGAACTAAAACATAACATTTGAACAAGAGAGCGGAATTCTTCAGTAAATAAGAAAAGTATTAAATTTTATCTCAGTCTAGAGGCTGGAATATACTTTAATTGGGACACACTGCTTGCGCCAAGATGAAAGCAAAAATAGAATTTTAATAAGCTATATAAACAAACTGATTAACTAAGAATCAGATTTAAACACCTGGATAACTAAATCAACAAGCATGACCTACATTGCTAGCAGTGACTCCAAATTCGAATTTGGTAGTCTAAAGATGAATAATTGAATTTCTTTGGTTTTGATTAAACGGATAAAACGGGTTTTTAATTTCTTTGTTGTTTTAATGATAGGGTGGAGTTACAGATACCACCATGGAACAGAACCATGCAGGACATCCAAAACCGAAATCAGCAGGTCAACTGGCCGAATAGAGATCCAACTGCCTATTGGAAAGGCAATCCTTTCGTTTCTCCCAAGAGACTGGACCTTATGATGTGCAGCGGGATTCCCAATTGGAATGGCAGGCTATATATACAGGTAAACAAATTAAATTAATCCCACGTACATGTAGACTTCTGACGTCACACTTCATAAAATAGTATTGTAAGGAATCTTATACATCCTTACTAGTATACTGATATATTAACTTTGCCAATTCATTCCCAGATGTTTGAAGAAAGTTTGAAGAATTGATGTAgcccaacttaacttggagatagGCTACTCAATCCTTTTGTATTAGCACTTAAAAATGTCTATGATAGAATTACATATAAAAGTTTCTGCAAGGATGTAGTCTTgcttttggtgttttaaaaattgaaTATAAGAAATAAAATTGCCGTATGCTACTGACTGAAAAGAAAATGTGTTATGAAATTATATATGATTAGAATCACTGACTGAAAAGAACATATCTCATAAAACTATTATGTGATTGAAATTGCAGATTTAAATCCCTCCAAAGAATGAATTTTATTGTGAGTGTTCTGGATATCAAACAGAAAATTTAGATTGCAATGATGCTAACAAAAAAGTACTGCTTGTTTTTCTTTTCACCGAAGGAGGATCAATTGTTGTTGAAGTTAAACACGGGTCAATCCACTTGTTTTCAACAGTATGTGGGATAACAAAATTATAAAAGcaaatattaacaataaattttCAATCACAATGCGATATGATAATGCCAAACTTTATGATGTATGGTAGTATTATTATATTTGTCTTCTTCTGGCTTTCTATTATCTTTTTCACTGAAAAGTTTCCTTATGAATATTTGTGAATTCCAACAATTGGTTTTACACAGGACTGGTTCAAAGAGTCTAATAGTGGTTTCAAGGACTCCAAACTTTCCAGCCAGTGTACTCACAGGTAAAAACTATTCTGTACCGAAACCAAAGTGACAAATGTCAATTTTTTCTATTTTGTAGCACAACCAAACTGATAAACTTTAATTTTTGCTATTTTGTACCACAACCAGAGTGATAAACTTCAATTTTTGCCTTTTACAAGGATGAGATCTGATAAACCACTACCTCAGACCTATGTAATTAGACACCTGCAATGTCCCATATGAATATAGTTTTGAAAGTGCAGCATATAAATATAGGTCTGAAATGTCCCATTAGGCATACTTCCAACGTTTTAATGCCCCTTGCCATTATTGGATGGATAGTCATGGAAGTAATGGGCGCAGTCCTACTGGCACATTATGGAACTGTACTTGGATGGCTGTCAGATTGCATATAGATGAGAAATTACTGTAACCTTTGAGCCTTGTAAGGTTGAAGTAGTCTCTTTGACCTATCAAAGTATATCTACTCGCATAGAAAACTGTTTCTACAATATATCTCTACTTGTATGCTTCGTTTGTAGCACAGTTAGGCACCTCCCACAAGAAGTATGGGGTACTCCCATATTACTATAAGCCATCTGTAGACCCATATACAGACCACCCGACATCATGGACTATAAAATaatctttatttctttctttctttctttctttagaaAATTGTTTATTTGGGTGCCACGCCAACTTTGTTGGACTCTCATTACATTGGTGTGACTGAAAACATATGTGCAATTGTGCCTAATATTGTAATACGTCATCATTTAAAAAGTAAATATCTTTGGATATACAAATTATTGAGATAGTTTTTGTTGGCCTGTTGTTTCAAGATATAAGATATATGTAGAAGGCATAGCATGGTCAGTGAGCCTCAAGTATATTCTGGCATGTAACTCTCCAACTCTCCTGATAACACCAGAATTCTATGATTTCTTCCTGCGAGGCCTTGTTCCTCAGCACCACTACTGGCCCATAAGACCAGATAAGAAGTGTGAATCCATCGAGTCTACTGTCAATTGGGGAAACAACCACACAGAAGAGGTGAGTGTAATTCCTTACATGTTTCTGTGTATAGCTTCTAGCTACATGTTAAACTTTCTTGTTTCTATGAAATTCTACATATCTCTTCAGGTATCATCCTGAGGACAGGTACATGGTGTAAAACGTTAAATTATTTCTAGTTTCTTTATTTTACTGATTTTAGCAGAACTTTTAACATTTTGGGTTGCTGTGCAGGCCATGGCAATTGGTGAGGCAGGGAGTCATTTCATATTAAATGAGTTAACGATGAAAAATGTTTATGACTATATGTTCCATGCTTTAACGGAGTATGCCAAACTACTGAAATATAAGCCTACTATCACCAAAAGGGCATTGAAGTATTGTTCAGAGAGTATGTTATACTTTGCAAATAATGCAGAGAAAGTGTATATGAATGAGTCAATGGTTGCAAGTTCGAGTCCTTCACCCCCATGTAAGTTGGGGGATTCAAAATCTATTGGAAATTCAGACTTTAAAAAAGGGAATAATCAAgataaatgaaaaagaaaatattaCAGTATTTCTATAGTCCAGCCTAAAGAGACTAGTGTCAAATCAAGATGCATGAATCTTGTAATGCTTATCAATGATTCGATATTTTTGCAAGAATATATTACAACAAGAAGCTACCTACCAAATTTGATAAGGATATCATTTTTTATCTTTTGGTTTATTGCACATATTAAGTACTTTGTAAACACCAGAGGGGGCCAAGTTCAATTGATGAAATGGCTCAGTCGTAGAAAAAGAACATATCCAGCATTCACGATGCACTTGGGTACATCCTGAACATTTTCCATCCATCATACCATCCCCATCATCCCACATGCATTATGGGTCTTTGCATGCAACAGTAGGTGCTGTAACATGACCAACAAGGATGTGACTGTTATGCTTATCGTTTGCAGGTTCTATGGTAAGTTGTTTTTTGTTATGATCTAATTTCAAATAAGATATGAATAGAACCAACAAAGAAAATCATGACTTCAGCATTTGGAAGGTCAAAAAACTTACAGCCACAGGACAGAATTTGTGGTTTTGAGTGGTGAGAAGTGCAAGCTAATGTTCTTTTTATTGCTTCTTTATCATCagccctttcattttattctcaaAATTCAATTTCTTTATGTTTGTTAGAAAGCCTCAATATGCACATTTCATCAACGTTGGCTACTTTTACAATTTGTTGATCATGCGATAAAATAGTCAGACGGCTGCCTTCCCTGAAGTCACTGTAATTTCATTTCAGTGCTTTAAGGTTCTCAGACATTTAACGTCATCAAGGAGGAACTGATCTCCCTTAAACCCTTCCCTCAATCAACATGATCTACTTCACCTCCAAATTATGAGACAACTTTGAGGATGTTGGTCTGCAGCTTTATGAGGTCATTTACCTTTTGACATATTCTCCCATGCTAAGAACAAATACAGCCAACCCATCTTGCCATGTGGTATAATATATTTCAATCAAGCCATTTATACCCAATGTCACAATCTTTTCCCAACGGCCCACCCATGTCCCTGTAGGGGAACATTTCCAAGACTTGGGGGAAACGTCCCCCCACAGAACCACCTCTGCCACCTCTATCAGGGATGCCGCTGGGTCGCTTGCTATATGGCACATGCCATTACATactgattgcaacctttaacttcatGAAAACTAGTTGGCCTTTCATGGGGCCCTCACagagatgttatattgcagattttgccttgaagatttcaattgACCTCTATTTCTATATCAGCACCGCTCTGCCACCGTCCCCCGCCCTCCCCTCactgtccccaaatttaggcccttggtcccccgtcCCCGCATTCCCCCGTCAGGAAGCTGCGTGGAACATTGGAAAACACATTATCACATCTGTCAAAACTACTTTAATCAAATCAGCCTCCCTGAAAAAATGTGAACTAATATTACATGCATACTTCAGATATGGCAATTAAAAAGCCGGACGAAGAAAACTATAGCAGTGGCTTACCTGCAATATTGTGTCACACCTCCTGCAGGCACCCAGTTTACTTGTCATGGATCAGTGTATTGATCAATTCACGAGGGCCAGGATGATATCGGCTTCTCGTGTTGTCATATTGAGACCTCATCTCGGAAGGATATCATTCTGTGTGAGAATTAATATacaattaataattttaattttaatttaacacATTTTTACAAATATAAAACATTCTAAATTAAATTGTAACTCAAACATAAGTAAAATATTATTACCATATGTATATgataataaataaaagaaaaataaaaaatattaaaatgaacaacaaaatgaTGGTGAAGTGAGAGTGGTCAACCTACTCTATCACCTCACTTTCC contains:
- the LOC131039592 gene encoding uncharacterized protein LOC131039592 isoform X2; its protein translation is MSSEERNTKSSAKKKMKRLRGTPVRWLLPLLFTFIFLFVLKNWLYELWMHESFADRSIFHPDKTEETTTLWKNITKAKEIIDHYCKVPHTSSFSPKSTHPNDQHSPDNHSESCPLYFNFIHQDLEPWKKSGITLEAVEKAQKEASFRLIIVNGSLFVESFRHCFQTRDLFTVWGIAQLLRMYPGMVPDLDLMFNCKDKTTVHKELYKNTQPPPLFRYCGSEDTFDIAFPDWSFWGWVELQIPPWNRTMQDIQNRNQQVNWPNRDPTAYWKGNPFVSPKRLDLMMCSGIPNWNGRLYIQDWFKESNSGFKDSKLSSQCTHRYKIYVEGIAWSVSLKYILACNSPTLLITPEFYDFFLRGLVPQHHYWPIRPDKKCESIESTVNWGNNHTEEAMAIGEAGSHFILNELTMKNVYDYMFHALTEYAKLLKYKPTITKRALKYCSESMLYFANNAEKVYMNESMVASSSPSPPCKLGDSKSIGNSDFKKGNNQDK
- the LOC131039592 gene encoding uncharacterized protein LOC131039592 isoform X1, translated to MRGKGRSREWAGASDIRMSSEERSTKFSAKKKMKRLRGTPVKWLLALLFTFIFVFLFKFWLYELWMHESFADRSIFHPDKTEETTTLWKNITKAKEIIDHYCKVPHTSSFSPKSTHPNDQHSPDNHSESCPLYFNFIHQDLEPWKKSGITLEAVEKAQKEASFRLIIVNGSLFVESFRHCFQTRDLFTVWGIAQLLRMYPGMVPDLDLMFNCKDKTTVHKELYKNTQPPPLFRYCGSEDTFDIAFPDWSFWGWVELQIPPWNRTMQDIQNRNQQVNWPNRDPTAYWKGNPFVSPKRLDLMMCSGIPNWNGRLYIQDWFKESNSGFKDSKLSSQCTHRYKIYVEGIAWSVSLKYILACNSPTLLITPEFYDFFLRGLVPQHHYWPIRPDKKCESIESTVNWGNNHTEEAMAIGEAGSHFILNELTMKNVYDYMFHALTEYAKLLKYKPTITKRALKYCSESMLYFANNAEKVYMNESMVASSSPSPPCKLGDSKSIGNSDFKKGNNQDK